Proteins from a genomic interval of Bdellovibrionales bacterium:
- a CDS encoding DEAD/DEAH box helicase family protein, which produces MTPEELARQKIDALLKQAGWVIQDRANFDRFAARGVAVEEFLVKDKKEADYLLFIDGKAAGVIEAKKQGETLSGTEAQSGGYAGSLPEHVKTHILPLPFVYESNGEEVFFRDGRDPSPRSRRIFAFHKPETLERWLQEGDTLRSRLQHMPPLAKSTLRDCQINAITGLETSLAKADPRALIQMATGAGKTYTACNFSYRLLKHAKPRRGLIFGLVARRKRAMTSLPCSLNG; this is translated from the coding sequence ATGACCCCCGAGGAACTCGCCCGTCAAAAGATAGATGCCCTGCTCAAGCAGGCGGGTTGGGTTATCCAAGACCGAGCCAATTTCGACCGCTTCGCCGCGCGTGGCGTCGCGGTAGAAGAGTTTCTCGTCAAGGACAAGAAGGAAGCCGACTACCTCCTGTTCATCGATGGCAAGGCCGCAGGCGTCATCGAAGCCAAAAAGCAGGGCGAGACCCTGAGCGGGACAGAGGCTCAATCCGGCGGTTATGCTGGATCGCTGCCTGAGCATGTCAAAACCCACATACTGCCCCTCCCGTTCGTTTACGAGAGCAACGGCGAGGAAGTCTTCTTCCGTGACGGGCGCGACCCGTCGCCGCGCTCAAGGCGCATCTTTGCCTTTCACAAGCCTGAGACGCTGGAAAGGTGGCTGCAAGAGGGGGACACGCTGCGATCCCGCCTTCAACACATGCCGCCCTTGGCAAAAAGCACCCTGCGCGATTGCCAGATCAACGCCATCACAGGCCTTGAGACGTCGCTTGCCAAGGCCGACCCCCGTGCGCTTATCCAAATGGCGACGGGCGCGGGCAAGACCTACACGGCCTGTAATTTCTCCTATCGCCTTTTGAAACACGCCAAGCCGAGGCGCGGTTTAATCTTTGGCTTGGTCGCAAGAAGAAAGCGGGCTATGACTTCACTTCCATGCAGCTTGAATGGCTGA